Genomic segment of Synechococcus sp. A15-28:
TCCCTGTTCGGCGTTTTCTCAACCTGCTCTGCGGCGAGTACAGCAACCAGCAGCAAGCCTTCGACAACCCGCCCCTCTACGCCCACATCTTTCTGAGGTATCGGCCTCTGCCTCAGCTCACCCCGGGGTCGATCCTGCTGGAGCAGACCTACGCGGTGGATCCCAGCAATCCTTACCGCCTGAGGATGATTCGCGCCGAGGAACAACCCTCCGGCGCCATCAAATTGTGGAATCACACCTTTCGCGACCCGTCCCGCTTTGCTGGGGCAACCTTCGATCCGGACCTGCGCCTGGCCATCCAGGCCACGGATCTGATCAGCCTTGATCAATGCCACTACCAGGTGCTGGAACAGGACGACGGCTACCACGG
This window contains:
- a CDS encoding chromophore lyase CpcT/CpeT, translated to MITLPVRRFLNLLCGEYSNQQQAFDNPPLYAHIFLRYRPLPQLTPGSILLEQTYAVDPSNPYRLRMIRAEEQPSGAIKLWNHTFRDPSRFAGATFDPDLRLAIQATDLISLDQCHYQVLEQDDGYHGAMEAGCQCIVRRDGKDTVLVSSFHLQGESLQTLDRGHDPDTNERCWGSVAGPFRFKRTESWTADMASAWV